In Amphiprion ocellaris isolate individual 3 ecotype Okinawa chromosome 3, ASM2253959v1, whole genome shotgun sequence, one genomic interval encodes:
- the LOC111586613 gene encoding myoD family inhibitor domain-containing protein-like yields MIPGEHLSVDGREKQSNQAPGNTSLKSAQEILSASDPVNGGNTIPTDLISTQPQPAAAPPAAEASQEAAVIKKPRGHLQKPTCPRCGLAVPDHRLPPHSPSLGRLQGSKLSVHSGSSRRSRRSGSSVAGSHQTAATPADSCFHLLLACLSCQCSVLLLGLLEACSSCLYALCSSCCDACARCCSAIQEAPVEELNCHAHCHSVLFESCCEPTECLEFCLECCEICHRS; encoded by the exons ATGATACCAGGAGAACATTTGTCTGTGGATgggagggagaaacagagcaaccaGGCACCAGGCAA TACGTCTTTAAAATCAGCCCAGGAAATCCTTTCTGCGTCTGACCCTGTGAACGGAGGAAATACCATCCCTACTGACCTCATCAGCA CCCAGCCTcagcctgctgcagctccaccagCAGCAGAGGCCTCACAGGAGGCAGCAGTGATTAAGAAGCCTCGGGGTCACCTCCAGAAGCCCACCTGCCCACGATGTGGCCTCGCAGTTCCAGACCACAGACTGCCTCCTCACTCCCCGAGCCTCGGCCGGCTGCAGGGCTCCAAACTGTCAGTGcacagcggcagcagcagaaggagcaggaggagcgGCAGCAGTGTGGCTGGATCCCACCAAACCGCTGCTACACCTGCTG ACTCGTGTTTTCACCTGCTGCTGGCGTGTCTTTCCTGTCAGTGCTCGGTGCTGCTCCTGGGTCTGCTGGAGGCCTGCTCCTCCTGCCTTTACGCCCTCTGCTCGTCCTGCTGCGACGCCTGCGCTCGCTGCTGTTCGGCCATCCAGGAGGCGCCGGTGGAGGAGCTCAACTGCCACGCACACTGCCACTCGGTTTTGTTCGAGTCCTGCTGCGAGCCAACCGAGTGTCTCGAGTTTTGTCTGGAGTGCTGCGAGATCTGCCATCGCAGCTAG